In a single window of the Pocillopora verrucosa isolate sample1 chromosome 4, ASM3666991v2, whole genome shotgun sequence genome:
- the LOC131779793 gene encoding kelch-like protein 5 encodes MVAHADILLSKCAQFRNESQFIDVRLKVGEDIFPAHRIVLAANSDYFYAMFTDGMKESNQEVIELKDESISPDVFKIILNSIYTGDLLVNEENVSKVLAAADHLQVASAVHQCCNFLLTEFVKIRFDFETYCRIWEIAVSYGLEDLQDAAECAVAKMYTDVCERREFLTHIGGNQLVSLLSRDDLNAPSETFVFKSVMQWIKHKKEERMAVAAKVIGTVRLGLADIGVVIDDLDTKEMKQVPEIYAQVCEAAIYKHKPSHKPQAARQQTKPRSKNPVLVAVSPQARIQYFDVEPKAWKWLPIGSPFIDATHCYCALSVGNNLFVAAKDSIGYCLYRYDPEANVWERLPNPCGETKNLCLLEEYLYAIPADFKHSTYRYNFAKRKWHNIGVHFISSASSFSGAAVLHSKVFTLYGHYKASRHSLLVEPTVLHCFDSQTYAWETKKATTQHRHFGSSLIVVNDKLYAVGGKGSIDRDNNLPSGNPAPVEMYNEDSNTWSVVEQKCIPANNLNAVEIEGRIYFVINNFPVDSGIRIAHGSLDSALLNKWDNLAKIDQNAALGFLVITRKDGV; translated from the exons ATGGTTGCCCATGCCGACATTCTTCTGTCGAAATGTGCTCAGTTTCGTAACGAAAGTCAATTCATCGACGTTCGATTAAAAGTTGGTGAAGACATCTTTCCAGCTCATCGAATCGTGCTGGCTGCGAATAGCGATTATTTCTACGCCATGTTTACAGATGGAATGAAGGAGTCCAACCAAGAAGTCATCGAGCTAAAAGACGAAAGCATTTCACCTGATGTTTTTAAGATCATACTGAACTCCATCTACACTGGAGATCTTCTTGTAAACGAGGAAAACGTGTCCAAGGTTCTTGCTGCTGCAGATCATCTTCAAGTCGCGAGTGCTGTTCATCAGTGTTGTAATTTCCTGCTGACCGAGTTCGTCAAGATTCGTTTCGACTTTGAAACTTACTGTCGCATCTGGGAAATTGCGGTGAGCTATGGGCTGGAAGATCTGCAAGACGCTGCAGAGTGTGCTGTGGCTAAGATGTATACAGATGTGTGCGAGAGGAGAGAATTCCTGACGCACATCGGTGGAAACCAACTAGTCAGCCTTCTTAGCCGAGATGACCTCAATGCACCTTCTGAGACGTTTGTCTTCAAATCTGTGATGCAGTGGATTAAACACAAGAAGGAGGAGAGAATGGCAGTCGCAGCCAAAGTTATCGGAACTGTTCGTCTGGGGCTGGCAGACATTGGAGTTGTGATTGACGATTTGGATACGAAGGAGATGAAGCAGGTTCCCGAGATTTATGCGCAAGTGTGCGAAGCAGCAATTTATAAACACAAACCTTCCCATAAACCTCAAGCCGCTAGGCAGCAAACAAAGCCACGATCAAAGAACCCG gttCTTGTTGCTGTCTCACCTCAAGCTAGAATACAGTACTTCGACGTCGAACCCAAGGCTTGGAAATGGTTGCCAATCGGTTCACCGTTTATTGATGCCACTCATTGTTATTGTGCGTTATCCGTTGGCAATAACTTGTTTGTTGCTGCAAAAGACTCCATTGGTTACTGCCTTTATCGCTATGACCCAGAGGCAAATGTGTGGGAGAGACTTCCAAACCCATGTGGTGAAACAAAAAATCTGTGTCTTTTAGAGGAATACTTGTACGCAATCCCTGCCGATTTCAAACATTCTACTTACCGCTACAATTTCGCTAAACGTAAGTGGCACAACATCGGGGTACATTTCATCAGTAGTGCTAGTTCGTTTAGTGGTGCAGCCGTCTTGCATTCAAAAGTGTTTACTCTTTATGGACACTACAAAGCTTCGCGCCATAGCCTTTTGGTTGAACCAACAGTTTTACACTGTTTTGATTCACAAACGTATGCGTGGGAGACAAAGAAAGCAACAACCCAACATCGTCACTTTGGATCCAGTCTTATAGTAGTGAACGACAAACTCTACGCTGTTGGGGGCAAAGGTTCTATTGACAGGGATAATAATCTTCCAAGTGGTAACCCTGCACCTGTAGAAATGTATAACGAAGACTCCAACACTTGGTCTGTTGTTGAGCAAAAGTGTATTCCCGCCAACAATCTAAATGCAGTGGAAATAGAAGGCagaatttattttgtcatcAATAATTTTCCAGTTGACAGTGGGATCAGAATCGCACATGGGAGCCTGGATTCTGCTCTCTTGAACAAGTGGGATAACTTGGCAAAGATCGACCAAAATGCAGCCCTTGGTTTCCTGGTTATAACTAGAAAGGATGGGGTGTGA